The sequence TCCGTTGCATTGAAGCTGTAGTCGATGTATTGAGTACAGTCATCCAGCCACATCACTTCACCCGCTACACCTGCCAGTGTGCCCGAGGTTTGTCCACCAACGCCACAGTTGTCCGTCCAGCTGGTGGTCACTTCTGACGGCCAATCCGGGTTACAACCATCCAGGGTCATGTCATCCATGTCGGCAATAACCGGTGCGGTCATATCATGAATCGTGATAATCTGGCTCACTGAAGTCGTGTTACCACAAGCATCAGTATAAGTCCAGGTACGGGTAATGGTTTCCGGACAGCTTTGTCCGTCAGACTCATCAACACCCAGCACTTCACCGCTGCCGTCACAGTTATCCGTCCAGCCCAACATACCTGCAGCCGGAACATCTACTGCACACTCGTAGGTAATATCACCAGGTACTTCAGCAAACACCGGAGCTACCGCATCAGGATAAACCGTAAAGGTTGCACCGCACGAATCCATCTTCCCGCAATAATCTACGGCCTTGATCCAATGAGTTGCGGTGAAGCCGCAAGAAGCTCCCTCTGGAAGATCCTCCGGTAAATCATCTCCTCCCATTGTTACCGTAACCGGTTCGGTTGAATTTCCGGTTCCTTCAACATAGCTAAATTGAACTCGCCAATTATCCCATTGTTCCTCGAGATCAACTTCAGCACAAGGCTCAAATTCAAGGTCGCCGGGGCAACTAACAACCGGTGGGTTACTTAGCACATTCACCTGCGCAGGCGGTCCGGGGAAGTCTTTTAATTCCGCAGTCCCGGATTCTCCTGAAGTCCGGGTGCGTGTAAATACAGTTGCAATCCCAAAACAAGGATTAATAGTCTCATCGAAGAAAGCACTCAAGTTGATAGCCCCCTCGCACCATTGATTAATATCGTAATAGGGAAGCATTCCGGTGTACCCGGCGCCTCCATTGGAACCGACCAAAGTTACCTGCTCTACATTTCCAAATGCAGGAAAATGCACATAGGTTTTCTCCGTGTTTACTGTTGCGAGAATCGTTCCGTGAGGATAATCGGTAAATGGAACGTATTCATAAGTTCCACCAACATTCTGCCAAATCAGAACGATGACGTTCGCAACCGGCCCACCGTTTGTAAACTCAACGGTGACCAAAATATCTCCGGGAGTCCGTCCGCCTGTTGCAGCATCGGCTTCAGTTACAAATTTTCCATAATAATACCCGGCATTGTCCATTCCCAGGGTATCCATATAAAATGGCTTTTGCAGGAACTCGAAGTCGATATAACTACTACCATTCGTTACCTCGCGGTCAGCGGCCCAAGCCACCCACAGATCATCCGGATTACCTGGATTTCCGTCGATTCCGATAATGCTGGAATTACCACGGGTAAAAATTACACCAGCATTCTGAATCTCGTTTTTGTTCGGATTTGAGCCGACACCCCATTCATAAGTACTGGGGTTATCGTTAATCTTGTTTCTTCCGGTAAAAATCGTTGGATCCTTATTTGTAATATCATCAACATACCGAACGACCGTGTAATCAGCCACGCCGGGAAAACTGTTTTCCGATACATCAAAATAAGGAGGATCAGCAATTGGCAAAATATCAAATACACCGCCGCCATCTCCGGGGTATACCTGATCCCAATAAAAAATATCTCCGGCAGTTCCATAATTTTGAGGAAACCCGGAGGTATTATCCGTAAGTCCAAATACGTGATTCGCGTACGCGTTGCCGTCAATCGCCGTACCATTTGTCGGGGCCTGTACAGGAGCGATCCCCTGAATATTTCCCGTTGTTTGTGCGACCGATTTGTTCGGCATTACCATCGCCAGTAGAATCACCAAGAGTATAGGTACAGAAAAGCGCCAACAACCATAACTACTCTTTTTAGAGGTAGAGATGTAAACGTCTGTCATAACTACATAAATTTAGATTTGATAGTGTTCAGTGTTGGCCCCGACTCAAAAACCAGTTATTAAAAATGAGCCCGAACCAATTACAAAACCTTAGGTTTGAACAAAAAAATTCCCTTAATCACAGGGAATCGCAATAGAGAGCAGCAGACCTCCAGCCTGCAAATCATAAAAAAAGGTAAGGGAAAACCCATAGGCGGTCAATCAGGAATCTTACGGATATTTTTCTCAGTAGAAGTGCCAATTGAATATTCACCAAAGCCGCATCAACAGCGACTTTGCAGTAGACCAAATCATTCAGAAAGAAAAAATAAGTGGAAAATTGAGAATGAAATTTTTCAGATTGGACTGACTGAATTAAATGATGGGGGAAGCCCCCAAGAAAGAACCGAAGAAAGCGTCAACTTGAAAATAGAATTTGCGCACTAAGGATTTACGCCCTTCACTTCGAACTCGACACTCGCGATGATCTCATCGCCGACCTTTGCCTCGGCTGTCACTAAAATGGTGTCTTTGGAAATATGTTTGCTAATCCGCCCCACGAAAGTGACAAACTCACCCGCAAATGCCAGCCTGTAAGCCCGAATAGTAGTGTACGGACTGATTAATTTCGAATAGCCGGGAATGTGTTTTTTGAAAAGTTCGAAACCGAGCTCACCGAATAAGTTACCGACCAGTGCCACGGGGAGAGCCGGGTATTGCCGGAAATGCCCTTCGCAATCATTCGGACGAATAACACCATAATCAGCCTTGAGACGATCACCTTCAAACACCAGATTCGTCAAGTTACGACGGTTTTTATACGGACTTTCAATGTTTTCAATTTCCTCCTCCACCTTGTTCTTCCCGTAAAATTTCGTAAAAATGGCAGGGCTCATAATCATGTACTCCACCTCGGCCGTGTACAGCAGTTCGTTGTGCTCGCCCAACAACTCTCCGTAAACTTTCCCCTTGCTTTTTTCGGCTAAAACCGGGATAGCATATAAATTCAGGTAGGGAGCATCGTAAACCAAATCGCTTTTCCGATCGAGTATGGCGTGAATGGCCAAATAATAGTGCCGTTTCTTAAAGTGGAATCCCATTGCCAACACTATCGACCCCAAGATTGCCAAATGCCTGCCACATTCTGCGCCTCCAATCGGTCCGCCTTCATCCGGATTTAAATATTCATTGTAAATTTTTGCTTTCAATCCCCCATATTCCAGCAATTCCAGATCCTGCAAAATATTATAGGGTTCTTCCACCATGATCAACTGATCCAGTTTTATTTCAACTTTATTCTGATCCATGAATTACGAAAAAGGAATTAACAGCTAACAGCATTCAATCATAATATTCCGGCAGAAAACAGCGCGATCCGCCGACCAAAGAGGAGACCAACGTTCAATTACCACATAATTGAAAAAAAGATAGATGATTCAGCAGGGCCATTCAATCAGGAATTTTCCGGATATTTTATGTCGAAAAGAACACGCGCCAAAAAACAACTATTCCTCAAATAATCAAATGATTGTGAAAAGCATACTTAACCATTTCGGCCGTCGACTTTAACCTCAATTTTGTCAGAATATTTTTTTTGTGCGTTTCCACTGTACGAGGGCTGATAAACAGTTTTTTGCCTATTTCTTTATAAGTTAACCCCTGGCAGAAGAGCTTCAGGATTGAGATTTCCCGTTCGGTAAGGGTATTTTTCTTTTTAAGAACCAAGGCATTTCGCTTACCCGATGGCGAAATCTCCGCCAGCCATTTCTGCATTTCGCGCGGCAGATAGGTCGACCCCGAAATGATCTTTCGGATCGCACACTTCAGATCCTCCGGAGTTTCATTTTCGAACACGAAACCTTTAACTCCCAATTTGACGTGATCGGTGAAGCAATCCGAAAACTGCATGCTGGTCAGCAAAACAACCGGCAAATCCGGGTATCTCCGGATTACTCTGCGAATCAGGCGAATTCCGCCATTGTCGCAATGCAGAATGTCGAAGAGAAGAATATCCGGCGATTTCTCTTCGATCTCTTTCAACAAATCGCTGATGGAATTTGCAGCCACGACAATTTCAAGTTGGTTTTGCTCAGCCAATACCGATTTCAAGCCTGAACTAAACAGATTATAGTTCTCAAAAATCGCAATTCTCACAGGCCTTTTCATGAATCAATCCTCCACTAAATTTGAATATACCACTAACTTTAAATTGTTCGCATGGAGTTAAATTGGGCCGGTATTGATTACTTGGTTTTTTCGGAATCTGTCACTTTTTCACCTGAGGGAGTCGATGGACAAGCAAGTTACGAAAACTGGCTAAGCGATTTCAATCCGTAAAAAAACGGATAGCTATCCGTGATTTCACGGATTATTTGTAAACATTCGGATTGAAAATGGAGAAAAATCAGTCAACAAGCTTCATACGCATGGCATATTTCACCAGGTCAACAGGAGTAGACAAGTTCAACTTTTCGAGCAGGTTATTTTTGTGCGACTCAACCGTTCGCGGACTAATCGACAATATATCGGCAATTTGTTTGTAGGAAAGTCCTTCGGCAATCAGCTTGAGAACCTGTTGCTCGCGCGGGCTTAAATCCAGTAACTCTTTTCCGGCATTGTTGGCTTTCTGAAGTCCTTCTAGTAATTTCTTCTCAAGTCTCCTTTCTGACATTTCAAAGTAAATCTCGCCGTTCAAAACACGGCTCATGGCCTCCAATAGATTTTCCCAGGAATCCTCTTTCCATATCACAGCCCGCACGCCCATCATCACGGCATCCAATACCGCGCCTTCGCTTGCACCGATCGCCAATGCAACAACCGGAATATCGGGATGACCTCCCCTTAAAAAATTGAGTATGGAAAACACGTCGTCCTGAAGAAGGGTCAAATCCAATAGAACAATTTCCGGCACGTTTCTTTTAAACTCCGAAAAGAATTCAGCAGGTTTTGAAACCTCCCCAACCACCCTAAACCGCCCGTCGTTTTCGAACAACATTCCTAAGCCCTTTCGCAATATGTGGTTATCACCAGCAATTACGATCTCTTTATTCACAACTCCATGTACGGAATTTTACGGATAGGGTTTTAGACCCACTCGCTCAGAAAATACGATATTCTTGAGTTGAAATAGATTTCCATTATTAAATTTGAGCGCAACAAACACTTCCACAAATATGATGACAGAAAAATTTCCTTCCCGGCTGCTGGAAAATGCGGTGAATGAATTCTCAAAATTACCCGGGATTGGAAGAAAAACAGCTTTACGATTGGTGCTCCATTTACTGAAGCAGGAGACGAACGATGTGGAAATTTTTGGGAACAGTATCATTCAGGCAAGAACGGAAATCAAACATTGCAAAGTTTGTCACAACATATCCGATCATGACGTTTGCAACATCTGCAGCCAACCGGATCGCAGCGGCGAAATCATCTGTGTGGTAGAAACGATTCGCGACGTAATGGCCATTGAGAACACCCGGCAGTTTATCGGCTTGTACCATGTTTTGGGTGGAATCATCTCGCCGATGGACGGAATCGGACCTTCTGACCTGGAGATTAACTCGCTGGTTGAGCGTGTAAAAGAAGGCACGGTAAGTGAGGTTATTTTGGCGCTCAGCACAACCATGGAGGGAGACACCACAAACTTCTACATTTATAAAAAGCTGAAAGACTACAACATCAAAATTTCAACCCTGGCCCGGGGCGTCTCGGTTGGTGATGAACTGGAATATGCAGACGAGCTCACGCTCGGTCGTTCCATCAAAAACCGACTCGACT is a genomic window of Mangrovibacterium diazotrophicum containing:
- a CDS encoding HYR-like domain-containing protein, with protein sequence MTDVYISTSKKSSYGCWRFSVPILLVILLAMVMPNKSVAQTTGNIQGIAPVQAPTNGTAIDGNAYANHVFGLTDNTSGFPQNYGTAGDIFYWDQVYPGDGGGVFDILPIADPPYFDVSENSFPGVADYTVVRYVDDITNKDPTIFTGRNKINDNPSTYEWGVGSNPNKNEIQNAGVIFTRGNSSIIGIDGNPGNPDDLWVAWAADREVTNGSSYIDFEFLQKPFYMDTLGMDNAGYYYGKFVTEADAATGGRTPGDILVTVEFTNGGPVANVIVLIWQNVGGTYEYVPFTDYPHGTILATVNTEKTYVHFPAFGNVEQVTLVGSNGGAGYTGMLPYYDINQWCEGAINLSAFFDETINPCFGIATVFTRTRTSGESGTAELKDFPGPPAQVNVLSNPPVVSCPGDLEFEPCAEVDLEEQWDNWRVQFSYVEGTGNSTEPVTVTMGGDDLPEDLPEGASCGFTATHWIKAVDYCGKMDSCGATFTVYPDAVAPVFAEVPGDITYECAVDVPAAGMLGWTDNCDGSGEVLGVDESDGQSCPETITRTWTYTDACGNTTSVSQIITIHDMTAPVIADMDDMTLDGCNPDWPSEVTTSWTDNCGVGGQTSGTLAGVAGEVMWLDDCTQYIDYSFNAT
- a CDS encoding response regulator transcription factor, giving the protein MRIAIFENYNLFSSGLKSVLAEQNQLEIVVAANSISDLLKEIEEKSPDILLFDILHCDNGGIRLIRRVIRRYPDLPVVLLTSMQFSDCFTDHVKLGVKGFVFENETPEDLKCAIRKIISGSTYLPREMQKWLAEISPSGKRNALVLKKKNTLTEREISILKLFCQGLTYKEIGKKLFISPRTVETHKKNILTKLRLKSTAEMVKYAFHNHLII
- a CDS encoding response regulator transcription factor, with amino-acid sequence MNKEIVIAGDNHILRKGLGMLFENDGRFRVVGEVSKPAEFFSEFKRNVPEIVLLDLTLLQDDVFSILNFLRGGHPDIPVVALAIGASEGAVLDAVMMGVRAVIWKEDSWENLLEAMSRVLNGEIYFEMSERRLEKKLLEGLQKANNAGKELLDLSPREQQVLKLIAEGLSYKQIADILSISPRTVESHKNNLLEKLNLSTPVDLVKYAMRMKLVD
- the recR gene encoding recombination mediator RecR yields the protein MMTEKFPSRLLENAVNEFSKLPGIGRKTALRLVLHLLKQETNDVEIFGNSIIQARTEIKHCKVCHNISDHDVCNICSQPDRSGEIICVVETIRDVMAIENTRQFIGLYHVLGGIISPMDGIGPSDLEINSLVERVKEGTVSEVILALSTTMEGDTTNFYIYKKLKDYNIKISTLARGVSVGDELEYADELTLGRSIKNRLDFESSLSQ